The genomic interval ATCACATCGCAgatcacccaaaaaaaaaacgcacggtcacacatgaaaaaaaacacacatacCTAGCCTAACCCTAACATAGAAGCAGCACGATAGCACACGGACGCAAAAGAAaggggccgccgctcgccccgTCGCCGAAAGCCTCAGCCATCACCatccaaaatttatgttttgagctaaatgttttttttttgctaaatatagttttatagtGAAGCACGGACATGTAACTAAACTCAAgctccaaaaattttatctcgcAAGCAATGTGCCAATGAGCAAATAAAAGTTACTTTCCTTCAAAAGACAAAAAGTACATAGGATTTAGTAGCTAAATGTCCGATCGTAGTACGATCAAACGCCATGCCGCTCTCACATTAGAGAAGAATCTTTCTTTTCTGTTGGCCCGTGCCTTGCATCCGTTAAAATGCACTTAGAGGAGTGTTTGATCGTAAACAGACGATCGTACGTATAGTGAAGCTTCATGTTGTATTCAACTTGGCATTATTTTGAGtggaaaattttattcatatcatAAACTTTTCACcggtacttaaaaaataacataaaatttttcacCTTTTAACGATACCATAGAAAAAACAGGAGTGAAACAAGACGGCATGTAAAATAACAGCGCTACACATTTATACCCCTATCCAAAATCCTCCTAGCCCCCACGCCCAGCACCAGCAGAAAGAAGGAACCCcagaaagaaagagggaaCAGAGGGAAATTTTTAGatccggccggcggccggccgacgCCCCTCCCCGCCCCGCCGGCCGacgcccgcccgcccggcgGCTTCCCGCGCTGCCGGCCGACCGATTTCCCTCCCTGCCACTTATTGCTCTGcgttctctctttcttcatcCTTTAGTGCCTTGCTTGGCTGCCACTCACTCCCCCAAGGTGTTCGTCCTCTTCCTCCAAGCCGGTGCGCGAgcggaagcagcagcaggtggGGGGCGGCGGGATGGTCGACCGGGCGTACGCGCCGGCATCCAAGCCAGTCCCAGTGGCGGCGAACGGGGGAgtgggagcgggaggaggcggcgcggcgcggccgccgcccatGGTGCCGGGGgcgtgccgctgccgccgatgtAACAGCCGAAGCCGATgcaggcgccggcgaggcggaggcggagcaggCGCGGGTCGTGCTGCGCGTGCTGCCTGTGGATGACGATGGTGGTGGGCTGGTGTTCCTGGGCGCCATCGCGGCGGGGGTGTTCTACGTGATGTACCACCCGTAGCTGCCGTCATTCGCCGTGACGTCGCTCCGGCTGCCAATCATGGAGAAACAGAAAGACAATGCTGGCGGCACGTTCTCCCGTTCAACGTATACATACAGAGGTATTTTGGTCCTACAAATAGACGACGTTCCACTTCTGTTGAGTTCCGTAGTATTTTTTGGTACCATCAAAAATTTATGGTATGGATagaatttttcctattttgatAAAGGCAATATAGTGTTAGAAATGTTGAGCGACCTGCAATGttgttttttgtgtgtgtgtgcatgtcCGTATGAATTAACTACGGGAGTCAGGGATTTCAATTTTGCGCTAGCATTTCAGCCCTACAgtcataaacattttatttattatgacAGAATATTGTCCAAATACTCGGGCTTGGTAATTGGGCTATGTTTCTTTAAAACTTAATACACATGAAACCAAAGAAGTTGGCACGTGATAGGTACTGTAAACCCATGTATAGAACCCGTCCTTGCTGAGGAGGCAAGGACTTGGCCAGTGACGATAGATGAAATCaattattacatatatacattttcCTCGAATAATACATTGATCTCATTATATTGTAATTTTGTCTGAGATAGACATTATCAGTTAAAGTTGAATCTGAATCACAATATCGATGTCTGCACCAAAATGTTTTCATGGCCACTcagtatattttattgaagtGGAAACATATACGGGATGAATTTGTCAGCGTGAAAACTTGAAATGTTTTGTGGTTACCTGAGAGTACATTGTGCAACAGGCAGGTAATGGGTGAGTTTTTCTTTCAGTTCTTCGCCTGTCCCCAGCATCTACCTTTTTTATTACTCCTTTGCTAACACAATCACCCCCACGTTTGCAACTAATCACCGGATTCAACCGGATTAAGGCTGTGTTCATCTCTTCATGCGCACGTTTCTCACactaacatgtttttttaaaaaaaaatctacatagaAATTCAtctgtaaaaatatttctttaactttataatagttagttttatataaaaagagtGAAAGCATTTCAGGAGGGTGAACAAAGCAACTGATAATATAGCCATGCCAATTCGGTAGTACCAGATGATTCCATTCTACACCACAAACGCATCCGAAGCGTACAAAGGATACAAAGTGTTTCATCACGACATCACCCATCATCTAAAAGGAGAGAGCGATGGCGCCTCAGACGCCGGTGGATCCGaaccctccctctcccctcacGGTGGCGTCGAGGTCCTCCACCTCGGCGACCTCCGGCGTCGCGATCACCTCGATGATCATCTGCGCGATCCGGTCACCGGGCTTCACCGCGAAGTCGGCGTCGGAGTGGTTGAACAGGATGACCCCCACCGGGCCACGGTAGTCCGCGTCGATCACTCCCGCGCCCACGTCGATCGAGTGCTTCAGCGCCAGCCCCGACCTCGGCGCTGCGGCGGCAAAGAGAAAGAAACGAACGAGCATTTCATCAAACACCTGAGGTGCATGCAAGAAACGTAGAGATTAGGGGAGGGGGTGCTCACCGATGCGCGCGTAGGTGCCCTCCGGGATGGCGATGCTGAGGTCGGTGGGCACCATCGCCTTGCCCCTCGCCGGCacgaccgcctccgccgcgctgAGATCAGAGGAGCCACGGAAACGTCGTAAACCAAGGAGCAGAAGAAACAAACCACCACCAACGGCGATGCCTCTTTCACGGCGAGCTTTCGCCCGGGCGCGTACCTCGACAGGTCGTagccggcggcgtgggcggAGCCGCGGGACGGCAGGACGGCCTTCTCGGAGAGCTTCTTGACCTTGAGCAGGGGCGCGACCCTGGCGACCTTGTGCGGGGGCTCGTgttcagcggcggcggtggcgttgcCGTTGGAAGCGGTGGCCATGGCAGGGGCGACGATGGGTGAGAGGGCTCGCTGCCGCAGGTGGTGGTGCGAGATGCG from Oryza brachyantha chromosome 3, ObraRS2, whole genome shotgun sequence carries:
- the LOC102707475 gene encoding deoxyuridine 5'-triphosphate nucleotidohydrolase, which encodes MAGKLGAICSSRLAAPVFNHHGRRLRFPSISPAPLLRISHHHLRQRALSPIVAPAMATASNGNATAAAEHEPPHKVARVAPLLKVKKLSEKAVLPSRGSAHAAGYDLSSAAEAVVPARGKAMVPTDLSIAIPEGTYARIAPRSGLALKHSIDVGAGVIDADYRGPVGVILFNHSDADFAVKPGDRIAQMIIEVIATPEVAEVEDLDATVRGEGGFGSTGV